One Ricinus communis isolate WT05 ecotype wild-type chromosome 1, ASM1957865v1, whole genome shotgun sequence DNA window includes the following coding sequences:
- the LOC8286703 gene encoding uncharacterized protein LOC8286703: MKKEQRQTTASKTFLAFSSNLAQKQNGSLSFTVPVIQFYRIHRKLHCPMAFLIHSPDISAIQILSNPSFNSKVVKNLTVLRNDERTGWRVRARARVDVKSCDVRVSELSHNMMLYGQFSAPVQQSKEEEEKQDYYVNMGYAIRTVREEFPALFHTELSFDIYRDDIVFKDPLNTFVGIENYKSVFWALRFHGRIFFRALWVEIISVWQPVENVIMVRWTVHGIPRIPWESRGRFDGTSEYKLDRHGKIFQHRVDNVAFNAPPKFRVLAVEELIQSIGCPSTPKPTCYEISSQSSKRKQN, from the exons ATGAAGAAAGAACAACGACAAACCACAG CTTCTAAAACGTTTCTCGCATTCAGCTCAAATCTCGCGCAAAAACAAAATGGCAGTCTCTCGTTTACCGTTCCTGTAATCCAATTTTACCGAATTCATAGAAAACTCCACTGTCCGATGGCGTTTCTCATTCATTCACCGGATATCTCCGCGATTCAAATTCTCTCTAACCCTAGTTTTAACTCCAAAGTTGTCAAGAACCTCACGGTCTTGAGAAATGATGAGAGGACTGGGTGGAGGGTTAGAGCTAGAGCTCGGGTTGATGTTAAAAGTTGCGATGTTAGGGTTTCAGAGTTGAGTCACAACATGATGTTATATGGTCAATTTTCGGCTCCGGTGCAGCAGAGTAAAGAGGAAGAGGAGAAACAAGATTACTATGTCAACATGGGATATGCGATTAGGACTGTGAGAGAGGAGTTTCCTGCTCTCTTTCATACAGAGCTCAGTTTTGATATCTACAG GGATGACATTGTATTTAAAGATCCTCTGAATACCTTTGTTGGAATTGAGAACTATAAATCAGTCTTCTGGGCGCTGCGGTTCCATGGAAGGATATTTTTTAGGGCTTTGTGGGTTGAGATCATCAGCGTATGGCAGCCTGTGGAGAATGTCATAATGGTACGATGGACTGTGCATGGCATCCCTCGCATCCCATGGGAGAGTCGTGGTCGATTTGATGGCACATCTGAGTACAAACTGGATAGGCATGGAAAGATCTTTCAACACCGGGTTGACAATGTTGCATTCAATGCACCTCCAAAATTTCGGGTGTTGGCTGTGGAGGAATTAATCCAATCTATTGGTTGCCCCTCAACCCCTAAACCAACATGTTATGAAATCTCATCCCAATCTTCAAAGAGGAAACAGAATtag
- the LOC8286704 gene encoding protein ABIL1 isoform X2 codes for MEMEQSKPENPHMTYDEVSMERSKSFVKALQELKNLRPQLYSAAEYCEKSYLHSEQKQMVLDNLKDYAVRALVNAVDHLGTVAYKLTDLIEQQTLDVSTMELKVSCINQQLLTCQTYTHKEGLRQQQLLAFIPRHHKHYILPNSVNKKVHFSPHIQTDARQIPFQARSRLQPSGSPASKTLSWHLASETKSTLKGTSHALTSAEDTKHSGKSSAVFQLFDKEDGTQTRSSGAFTQLSSGAPASGAIMQTFGVARREALDSSKPLTAFRSFDNPRREIVRAPARSKSMLSAFFVKHKTPPKLKAGPVS; via the exons ATGGAAATGGAGCAGTCCAAACCGGAGAATCCGCACATGACCTACGACGAGGTGTCCATGGAGCGCAGCAAAAGCTTCGTCAAAGCTTTGCAG GAGCTAAAAAATTTGAGGCCTCAACTTTACTCTGCCGCGGAATACTGTGAGAAGTCTTATCTTCACAGTGAGCAGAAACAGAT GGTGCTAGACAACCTGAAAGATTATGCTGTACGAGCTCTTGTTAACGCAGTTGATCATCTTGGTACTGTGGCTTACAAGTTAACTGACCTTATTGAGCAACAAACATTAGATGTCTCAACTATGGAGTTAAAGGTTTCTTGTATAAATCAG CAACTTCTTACCTGCCAAACATATACACATAAGGAAGGTCTTAGGCAACAACAGTTGTTGGCATTTATCCCAAGACATCACAAACACTATATTTTACCAA ATTCTGTCAATAAAAAGGTCCACTTTAGCCCACACATTCAGACAGATGCAAGGCAAATTCCATTTCAAGCTAGATCTCGTCTCCAGCCTTCAG GTTCCCCAGCATCAAAAACACTTTCTTGGCACTTAGCCTCTGAGACAAAATCTACATTGAAAGGGACTTCACATGCCTTAACAAG TGCTGAAGACACAAAGCATTCTGGGAAATCTTCTGCTGTTTTTCAACTATTTG ATAAAGAAGATGGTACTCAGACAAGATCTTCTGGTGCTTTTACTCAGCTATCAAGTGGAGCTCCTGCATCTGGTGCAATCATGCAAACTTTTGGTGTCGCACGAAGG GAAGCATTGGATTCTTCTAAGCCATTGACAGCATTCAGATCATTTGACAACCCAAGGCGTGAGATAGTACGTGCTCCTGCTCGCAGTAAAAGCATGCTATCAGCTTTCTTTGTTAAACATAAAACACCACCGAAGCTGAAGGCTGGCCCTGTCTCATGA
- the LOC8286704 gene encoding protein ABIL1 isoform X1, giving the protein MEMEQSKPENPHMTYDEVSMERSKSFVKALQELKNLRPQLYSAAEYCEKSYLHSEQKQMVLDNLKDYAVRALVNAVDHLGTVAYKLTDLIEQQTLDVSTMELKVSCINQQLLTCQTYTHKEGLRQQQLLAFIPRHHKHYILPNSVNKKVHFSPHIQTDARQIPFQARSRLQPSGSPASKTLSWHLASETKSTLKGTSHALTSAEDTKHSGKSSAVFQLFADKEDGTQTRSSGAFTQLSSGAPASGAIMQTFGVARREALDSSKPLTAFRSFDNPRREIVRAPARSKSMLSAFFVKHKTPPKLKAGPVS; this is encoded by the exons ATGGAAATGGAGCAGTCCAAACCGGAGAATCCGCACATGACCTACGACGAGGTGTCCATGGAGCGCAGCAAAAGCTTCGTCAAAGCTTTGCAG GAGCTAAAAAATTTGAGGCCTCAACTTTACTCTGCCGCGGAATACTGTGAGAAGTCTTATCTTCACAGTGAGCAGAAACAGAT GGTGCTAGACAACCTGAAAGATTATGCTGTACGAGCTCTTGTTAACGCAGTTGATCATCTTGGTACTGTGGCTTACAAGTTAACTGACCTTATTGAGCAACAAACATTAGATGTCTCAACTATGGAGTTAAAGGTTTCTTGTATAAATCAG CAACTTCTTACCTGCCAAACATATACACATAAGGAAGGTCTTAGGCAACAACAGTTGTTGGCATTTATCCCAAGACATCACAAACACTATATTTTACCAA ATTCTGTCAATAAAAAGGTCCACTTTAGCCCACACATTCAGACAGATGCAAGGCAAATTCCATTTCAAGCTAGATCTCGTCTCCAGCCTTCAG GTTCCCCAGCATCAAAAACACTTTCTTGGCACTTAGCCTCTGAGACAAAATCTACATTGAAAGGGACTTCACATGCCTTAACAAG TGCTGAAGACACAAAGCATTCTGGGAAATCTTCTGCTGTTTTTCAACTATTTG CAGATAAAGAAGATGGTACTCAGACAAGATCTTCTGGTGCTTTTACTCAGCTATCAAGTGGAGCTCCTGCATCTGGTGCAATCATGCAAACTTTTGGTGTCGCACGAAGG GAAGCATTGGATTCTTCTAAGCCATTGACAGCATTCAGATCATTTGACAACCCAAGGCGTGAGATAGTACGTGCTCCTGCTCGCAGTAAAAGCATGCTATCAGCTTTCTTTGTTAAACATAAAACACCACCGAAGCTGAAGGCTGGCCCTGTCTCATGA